The Porphyromonas sp. oral taxon 275 DNA window CTGGACCCGCTGAGCTGCACCGCCGACCAAGCCATCAAGCTGATCCAGACCAAGCGTCAGGCCGAGCAGCAGAGCCTGCTGCGTAGCTTCGATGAGGATCCCGAGCTTGAGATCCGCACGGGACGCTTCGGCCCCTACATCAAGTACAAGGGCTCGAACTACAAGCTCCCCAAGGACAGAGATATCCCCTCCCTCAGCTACGCGGCTTGCCTCGAGCTAATCCAGAGTAGCGGCAGCAAGCCTAGCCGCAAGGGCTCGAGCCGTGCACGCTCCAGCGCTACGACGAGACGACGGAAGTCCTGATGCGTTACTTCATCAACCTTCTCTATAAGGGTACGGCGTATAGCGGCTGGCAGACGCAGCCCGACGCCCCGACGGTACAGGAGACCATCGAGCGTGCCTTGACCTTGGTCTCTCGCAGCCCCAAGCCTATCAGCATCGTGGGCGCAGGACGTACTGACGCTGGGGTGCATGCCCGTGCCATGGTAGCGCACGTCGATCTCGACCTAAGCCCTGAGGAGGCTGAGGAGCTACGCTTCCGCACCGACCGCTACCTGCCCCACGACATCGCCCTACGCAGCATCGTCCCCGTCAGCGAGGACGCGCATGCCCGCTTCAGCGCTACGGCCCGCACCTATCGCTACTATCTGACGACGAAGAAGAACCCCTTCGCCGAGGAGCAGATGCTACGCATGCACTTCGACCTTGACTTCGAGCGCATGAATGCCGCAGCCGCCCAGCTGATGGCGTACAGCGACTTCACGAGCTTCAGCAAGCTACACACCGACGTCAAGACCAATAACTGCCGCGTCACCGAGGCCTATTGGCAGGCAGGGGCCCACGACGGCGAGTGGGTCTTCACCATCACGGCAGACCGCTTCCTCCGCAACATGGTGCGCGCCATCGTCGGCACGCTGCTGCAGGTCGGCAAGGGTCGCCTGAGCCCCGAGGACTTCGCTGCCATCATCGAGTCCAAGGACAGAGGCCGAGCAGCCGCCTCTGCCCCAGCACATGCCCTCTATCTAGAGCATGTCGCCTATCCCCCCTCCATTTACCTATAGCCCTATGCGTATCCTTACGATCATCCCAGCACGCTATGCCTCCACCCGCTTTCCCGGCAAGCCACTAGCCAAGATCGGAGACAAGGAGATGATCCTCCATGTCCTTGAGCGGGCCAGTCGTATTAGCCCCAGCCTCTACGTCGCGACCGATGACGAGCGCATAGCCAGCTGCGTACGGCAGGCGGGCTACGAGGCCATCATGACCTCGAGCGACCTACGCTCGGGCACAGAGCGCTGCATCCAGGCCTATGAGCGGCTGGGCCAGGAGGCCGACATCCTCGTGAACCTGCAGGGAGATGAGCCCTTCATCGCCGCCGAGCATATCGAGCTGCTGCTCTCTGCCTTCGAGAATCCCGAGGTAGACATCGCTACCCTAGCGCAGCCCTTCGGCGAGGAGTGTAGCGATGAGGAGCTGGCGAACCCCAACGCCGTCAAGGTCGTACGCGGCCAGCGTGGACAGGCGCTCTACTTCAGTCGCTCGGTTATCCCCTACCTAAGAGGCGCGCAGGAAGGCTGGGCTCGCCAGCATCGCTACCTCAAGCACATAGGCCTCTACGCCTTCCGCACCAAGATCCTCTCCCAGCTACAGCAGCTCCCCGACTCCCCGCTGGAGCTCGCCGAGAGCCTAGAGCAGCTGCGCTGGCTCGATGCAGGCTATTGCATACAGGTGCAGTACACCGAGCTCGGGACCGTCGGTATCGACACGCCTGAAGACCTCGAGGAGCTCAGCGCGCTGATCCTCGAGCGCGGCCACACGCAGGACTAAGGGTATGATAGACCAGCAGACCCGACAGCGCATCATCGATACGGCGCAGATCCTCGATGTCGTCAGCGACTTCGTCAGCCTACGACGTCAGGGGATCAGCTACGTGGGTCTGTGCCCCTTCCACAGCGACCGTCACCCTTCCTTCTACGTCACTCCCTCCAAGAATATCTGCAAGTGCTTCTCCTGCGGTGAGGGCGGTACGCCGCTCAACTTCATCATGAAGCACGAGCAGCTCTCCTACACCGAGGCGCTGAAGTACCTGGCGAAGAAGTACAACATCGAGGTCGTAGAGCGTGAGGAGACCGAGGAGGAGAAGCAGCGCAACAACGAGCGCGAGAGCCTCTTCATCGTCAATGACTTCGCTGCGAAGTTCTTCCAGCAGCAGCTGACGGAGACCGAAGAGGGCCGCAGCATAGGTCTCAGCTACTTCCGCGAGCGAGGGATACGCCCCGAGACCATCGAGAAGTTCGGCCTGGGCTACTCTCCCGAGGACAAGTCCGCCCTCAGCACACAGGCGCAGAAGGCAGGCTACAGCCTCAAGCGCCTCATTGACGTAGGGCTGTGCTCGCAGTACGAGGATAGGCCTGGGCTCGTACTGGATCGCTTCCGTGGGCGCATCATCTTCCCCGTGCGCAACCTAAGTGGACGCTACGTAGCCTTCGGGGGACGCGTCATGAGTAGCCAGGCCAAGACGGCGAAGTACGTCAACTCCCCCGAGAGTATCATCTACTCCAAGAGCCGCGAGCTCTACGGCCTCTACTGGGCTAAAGGTGCGATCTCCAAGGCCAATAAGTGCTACCTCGTCGAGGGCTACACCGACGTCCTCTCCATGCACCAGGCAGGGATAGAGCACGTCGTCTCGAGCTCGGGGACGGCGCTTACCCTCGATCAGATCCGCCTGCTACGACGCTTCACGCCGAATATCACCGTCCTCTACGACGGCGATGCTGCGGGCATCCGCGCTGCCCTCCGCGGGATCGACCTTCTGCTGGAGGAGGGCTGTCGTATCAAGGTCGTCCTGCTCCCCGAGGGCGAGGACCCAGACTCCTTCGCCCGCAGCCATAGCCCGAGCGAACTGAAGGCCTTCCTCGATGCCGAGGAGACGGACTTCATTCACTTCAAGATCCAGCTCTATCAGGAGGAGATGCAGCGCGACCCTATGCGCCGTGCCGAGCTGATCTCGGACATCATGCGCAGCATCGCCCTCATCCCCGACAGCATACAGCGCGCCGTACTACTCCAGTCCTCGGCGAGCCTGCTGCGTATGGACGAGCAGCTGCTGATCTCTGAGGTCAACAAGCTACGCCGCCAGGGCATCACCGCTCATCCCTATGCCACAGCTCCAGCTCGTCCCGCCCCGCTAGCGCAGCCACAGCAGAGTGCAGCGACTGCAAGCCCAGTGCCCCAGCCCAGCTCGAGTACCCCCGCGGCTGCAGCAGCCGACAGTGGCCCAGCCCCCCTAGCCTCTCCCCCAACTCCTTCCCAGTCCATTGCCCCAGCGGAGCGAGAGCTCATGCAGCTGCTCCTGCTGCATAGTAGGCAGACGATCCTCATCGGTACGGGACTGGCTAGCCCCGATGAGGAAGGTCAGCCCTACCCTAGCGAGCCCACAGAGTTCGTCCTCGGCCCCTTCGTCCAGCGAGAGCTAGAGATCGATGGCCTCAGCAGTCTCTACACGCCCCTCTTCGCCCACTTCATGGAGGAGCTCCAGGCATTGCCCCCAGAGGGACAAGATCCACTGAGCTACTTCACCAACCACCCCAACCCCGACCTACGTAGTCTCTCCACCGAGCTCCTTAGTGGTAGCGAAGCGCTCGAATACCGCCCCAGCTACACCAGCTCCCTAGCCTTCACGCGTATGATGGGCCAGAGCTCGGAGGCTGACGCCGAGAGCCAGCTCCTACAGCAGGCCGAGGAGACGCTCTACTATGGCTCCCTCACGATGCGCGTGTGCAATAGCTACAAGATGGCCATGCTGATCAAGTACA harbors:
- the truA gene encoding tRNA pseudouridine(38-40) synthase TruA — translated: MRYFINLLYKGTAYSGWQTQPDAPTVQETIERALTLVSRSPKPISIVGAGRTDAGVHARAMVAHVDLDLSPEEAEELRFRTDRYLPHDIALRSIVPVSEDAHARFSATARTYRYYLTTKKNPFAEEQMLRMHFDLDFERMNAAAAQLMAYSDFTSFSKLHTDVKTNNCRVTEAYWQAGAHDGEWVFTITADRFLRNMVRAIVGTLLQVGKGRLSPEDFAAIIESKDRGRAAASAPAHALYLEHVAYPPSIYL
- the kdsB gene encoding 3-deoxy-manno-octulosonate cytidylyltransferase, translated to MRILTIIPARYASTRFPGKPLAKIGDKEMILHVLERASRISPSLYVATDDERIASCVRQAGYEAIMTSSDLRSGTERCIQAYERLGQEADILVNLQGDEPFIAAEHIELLLSAFENPEVDIATLAQPFGEECSDEELANPNAVKVVRGQRGQALYFSRSVIPYLRGAQEGWARQHRYLKHIGLYAFRTKILSQLQQLPDSPLELAESLEQLRWLDAGYCIQVQYTELGTVGIDTPEDLEELSALILERGHTQD
- the dnaG gene encoding DNA primase, with the translated sequence MIDQQTRQRIIDTAQILDVVSDFVSLRRQGISYVGLCPFHSDRHPSFYVTPSKNICKCFSCGEGGTPLNFIMKHEQLSYTEALKYLAKKYNIEVVEREETEEEKQRNNERESLFIVNDFAAKFFQQQLTETEEGRSIGLSYFRERGIRPETIEKFGLGYSPEDKSALSTQAQKAGYSLKRLIDVGLCSQYEDRPGLVLDRFRGRIIFPVRNLSGRYVAFGGRVMSSQAKTAKYVNSPESIIYSKSRELYGLYWAKGAISKANKCYLVEGYTDVLSMHQAGIEHVVSSSGTALTLDQIRLLRRFTPNITVLYDGDAAGIRAALRGIDLLLEEGCRIKVVLLPEGEDPDSFARSHSPSELKAFLDAEETDFIHFKIQLYQEEMQRDPMRRAELISDIMRSIALIPDSIQRAVLLQSSASLLRMDEQLLISEVNKLRRQGITAHPYATAPARPAPLAQPQQSAATASPVPQPSSSTPAAAAADSGPAPLASPPTPSQSIAPAERELMQLLLLHSRQTILIGTGLASPDEEGQPYPSEPTEFVLGPFVQRELEIDGLSSLYTPLFAHFMEELQALPPEGQDPLSYFTNHPNPDLRSLSTELLSGSEALEYRPSYTSSLAFTRMMGQSSEADAESQLLQQAEETLYYGSLTMRVCNSYKMAMLIKYMVEINQQIKQAQRAGDLETLTELVQELSLLNESKRRLSALLGDRTIVG